One region of bacterium genomic DNA includes:
- a CDS encoding von Willebrand factor type A domain-containing protein: MQQLDTKPRIRARLRTVAGAAVVAALLATACGSGADETSAAPPPAASPAPEPAAPAPRRSLSDSPPPAPPPAADFEVHAEPPPPATVAVQALPPPAEPAPAPPPPAIVLPVEALEEAEAAAAPAQAEGALAQAQAAADVARGQPAPPPAPESAPARTRASEESAWGSVEPTRPGECWGCSSNIFRDYGVNPFVDTLRDPLSTFALDVDTASYVVTRNHLDGGVLPPMEAVRVEEFVNYFDGGYEPEWDEFAIHMEAAPSPFSRDGYVLLRVGVRAPDVLADVVIPDSVIVVMDRSGSMGEQAGYGGEWLDRIQLAHEAVDLLLDGLPDGTRVGIVSYDDRVATVVEPTGVAGNRDRIMRRVRDEVYPRGSTNAGAGLERGFDLAVDEARRGLEVLVMLLSDGVANVGATRTDQILRDIGDRGDIGLTTIGVGLGPFNDVLMEQLANSADGTYHYIDSTHEARRIFGSNIVSLLALAARDAKIQVEFNPDTVISYRLLGFENRDVADEDFRDNTVDAGEVGLGQSSTALYELELAGRSRDRSSRDWLATATLRYQRPRRGSITEIEQSVTGAEIARSFASASPHFRLAAVAAEFAEVLRRSPFVEHRDADMAVLVNEAWYASDDLRRDRDAEELAQLIEDARRLSR, from the coding sequence ATGCAACAGCTCGACACGAAGCCACGGATACGAGCCCGACTCCGGACCGTCGCCGGCGCTGCTGTCGTGGCGGCTCTGCTGGCGACGGCCTGCGGTTCGGGCGCGGACGAGACCTCGGCCGCGCCCCCACCCGCCGCCTCGCCTGCGCCCGAACCGGCCGCCCCGGCGCCTCGGCGAAGCCTCTCGGACTCTCCGCCGCCGGCTCCCCCGCCTGCTGCCGACTTCGAGGTGCACGCGGAGCCTCCGCCGCCGGCCACGGTGGCTGTGCAGGCGCTCCCACCCCCGGCGGAGCCTGCGCCGGCGCCTCCGCCGCCGGCGATCGTCCTACCAGTGGAAGCGCTGGAGGAGGCGGAGGCTGCCGCCGCTCCGGCGCAGGCGGAGGGTGCGCTGGCCCAGGCTCAGGCGGCCGCCGACGTCGCCCGCGGCCAGCCCGCCCCGCCGCCCGCACCGGAGTCCGCGCCGGCGCGGACCCGGGCGTCGGAGGAATCGGCCTGGGGCTCGGTCGAGCCGACCCGGCCGGGCGAGTGTTGGGGGTGCTCGTCCAACATCTTCCGGGACTACGGCGTGAACCCGTTCGTGGACACGCTCCGCGATCCGCTCTCCACCTTCGCCCTCGATGTGGACACCGCCTCCTACGTGGTGACGCGCAACCATCTGGATGGCGGCGTGCTGCCCCCGATGGAGGCCGTGCGAGTGGAGGAGTTCGTCAACTATTTCGACGGCGGCTACGAGCCGGAGTGGGACGAGTTCGCCATCCACATGGAGGCGGCCCCCTCGCCGTTCTCCCGCGACGGCTACGTGCTGCTGCGCGTCGGCGTGCGTGCGCCCGATGTCCTCGCCGACGTCGTCATCCCCGACAGCGTCATCGTGGTCATGGACCGGTCGGGCTCCATGGGCGAGCAGGCCGGCTACGGCGGGGAATGGCTCGATCGGATCCAACTGGCACACGAGGCCGTGGACCTGCTGCTGGACGGCCTGCCGGACGGCACCCGCGTCGGCATCGTGTCCTACGACGACCGGGTCGCCACCGTGGTCGAACCCACCGGCGTGGCCGGCAACCGGGACCGCATCATGCGGCGGGTCCGTGACGAGGTCTACCCCCGAGGCAGCACCAACGCCGGGGCCGGCCTGGAGCGCGGTTTCGACCTGGCCGTGGACGAGGCCCGCCGGGGACTTGAGGTGCTGGTGATGCTGCTCTCCGACGGTGTCGCCAACGTGGGCGCCACCCGCACCGACCAGATCCTCCGGGACATCGGCGACCGCGGCGACATCGGCCTGACCACCATCGGCGTGGGCCTCGGGCCGTTCAACGACGTGCTCATGGAGCAACTGGCCAACTCCGCCGACGGCACCTACCACTACATCGACAGCACCCACGAGGCGCGGCGCATCTTCGGCTCCAACATCGTGAGCCTGCTGGCGCTGGCGGCCCGCGACGCCAAGATCCAGGTGGAGTTCAACCCCGACACCGTGATCTCGTACCGGCTCCTGGGCTTCGAGAACCGCGACGTGGCCGATGAGGACTTCCGTGACAACACTGTGGACGCCGGCGAGGTGGGTCTCGGGCAGAGTTCCACGGCCCTCTACGAGTTGGAGCTGGCGGGACGCTCCCGGGACAGGAGCAGCCGGGACTGGCTGGCCACCGCCACCCTGCGCTACCAGCGGCCCCGCCGGGGCTCGATCACCGAAATCGAACAGAGCGTCACGGGCGCCGAGATCGCCCGCTCGTTCGCCTCGGCAAGCCCCCACTTCCGC